In Miscanthus floridulus cultivar M001 chromosome 8, ASM1932011v1, whole genome shotgun sequence, the sequence GAAAGGGAAGACGAGCACGAGCACCCTCTTCCAGCTCCAGTCGTCACGGCCGAAGCAACGCTGCCGGATCTCCTGCTGGCTCATCGCGCGCTCCAGCCGATTCACAGCTGCCTGCCGTCGCTCGTCACGACGAACACCAACTGCCTGAATTAACGAGGCTTAATTAGCTTGCAATTATATTGAAACATGAGTATACGGTCGGCAATTTCACATTGTAGAGTAACGCACCGTGCTTGTGtcccgacgaggaggaggaggcggcggcggtgtggaGCTTACAGCCGTGGTCGCCGCCGTCTGCCATGCGGATGCCCTCAGCTGCCGCGAGTACTCCAGCAGGTCCGCCCGCCGGTTACTTTGGGATTTGCCGTTGTTCCGTCGTCGCCGCTGCAAGTCAGGACGACCACCACCAAGCGAGTAATGGTGGTCGtgatgctgctgctggtggtggtgatGCCCAAGGCCATGCGATGAGGACGCCGTGGAGGTGGAGCCACGGCCACCGCGATCCCTTGGTTGCGCCACGTAGAACGTCACCAGCACAGGCCTCCCaccctgctgctgctgttgcctcCTCTTGTTCTTGCTCATCTTCATCCTCAGTAACCCAGATGTGGTAAAAGTCTAGCTAGCTCGTCGATGTCTAGCTAGACGCAGCGAAATATGTACGCTCTGAACTGAATAGTGTTTCACGGTGCTTCGGAGAATTCGAAGACAAGACAGACGTACGTGCAAGGCATCCGGCTCCGGCCTCCATGAACTGTTAATCCGGGTATCGATTGGTGCCCTGCGAAGCTGCGCTTCCTGTAACTGCCAAAAGGCACCAGAGCTTTCGGTTCAACCAAAACCATGTTAGACAATATGTACTATTTGGTCCTAATCTGGAAACAATAAGATAATGGCATGCTGTTTTGTAGTCTCCACCATGCATACTGACTAAATTGTTGCATCTCCCTGTTCCTTGCTGTTTGGATAACGACAGCTTCATTGGTCGTGGATATTGTTTTCGAGAACAGCTGTTGTATTGGATTGGTCGAAAGGTCCGCCCGCATTGATATATCAACTTTGTATGAAGTCTTTTtattacactactacagaatggacttgttgtcccgggcggtaacggtcttgagtcccggttaccgcgccgggacaacgatcccgggactaaaggtggaaccttcagtcccgggtcataaagccgggactaaagagggatctttagtcccggttggtgttaccaaccgggactaaaggccctccagccgagcaaacccggcgcaccctttagtcccggttggtaaccccaaccgagactaaaggttcaccctttagtcccggttggggttaccaaccgagactaaaggttcctttttttttcttttttttgattaatttgttttcagttcagttacacatatttgtttaatatataatatgtttttatgtacgtattctacgctgctaatataaatacacgcatgcgtataattacatctaattctcatcttgagcattattatattcgaataaagtatgaaactatatatatattatatatatatatatatatatatatatgtatatatacaacactttcataatcttgttctcgaaaataacgatatcaataaacatttaatttatatcatttattccttaagatcaaagtagaactcgccgttgggatttagcactatttctagaagatatcctgctattgactcttgaactgctttcagatggtctttttgcatgacccttcgtttcaaccattcagtcttacatttgaaataaaaggaaaagtattaatacacatatatgtatatatattcatttaaaaataaataaaaattgatatatacgtactctgaggacatcttcaggagttcttcttatgtgcgcagtgataaattcacaaacgtagtatccacacaagttattacctggttcctgccgcaaacaccactatacgagaagaagattattttcatcatctcacacgtaaattgaagtacgatatagtaattaaacacgtggggaagtgtatatagtacaacttactggtatttcaactacattaagtggtgccttgcaatccttgcaatgttgccgaataaactctttccaaaccctgtgcgaccaataatgtacgatcgttaataaattatggcaaagtctattcaataatagttgtgcgcgagagatcgaaattacccctggataatgtctatcatatcttggtatagtgcccgttcttttctcaacgagtcaaagattagtaaccgacttgagtttaactcaatgacaatgagtatccagtgaaaactgcattggtttatacacacacgtacatgcatataagttgtattgatattacataaaatatgtagactacattattattaacacttactcaaagttgtacgggaaaagtattgttgtcttatcgtgctgcttcacgaagaacatcatgatattctcctgtgcttcagatacccatcgctccttgacaataataccggttttgaatacgatataaggatcaatgaagccaacactggtgtcttgaattctttggagctctgacatctagaatctatatataaatataagttacatgtgaggataattatatacacgtacgcatggaagtgagtttattaaatcaaagtaagaatcacttacaaacaaaaggagctaatgattaatttgtccagagcgtccaagtggaatagttgatgcaattcttcgaaactaatatgtaagatgtcatcgccacggaagtaatgatggtctctaaatctgacaaagatccactgctcacccctgccacacgcctgcatgtaccacttgttgagcaagtatatttgcgtacccaattcattcagagccgcagggttgtacagacttttgccatatttataagtcttccaggtatcaacttccaggttctggattggagctttgcccgtcaattgatccaaggttaaaccagtatctttaaaaagggattgaaccgacacttctccagagttgtctggttgatagacttctatgttggaaccatattcattagcaacaacaagattttgcattggttgcttctgttgtccgagctgtgggacatccttccctgatgctcttttccttttcttatctgcatcatgtgacttcacgagggagcggtcatagtctgatagtggcgaaggcttacgaagttcaatcatctttttcttgtgagcatcgacc encodes:
- the LOC136469542 gene encoding uncharacterized protein encodes the protein MKMSKNKRRQQQQQGGRPVLVTFYVAQPRDRGGRGSTSTASSSHGLGHHHHQQQHHDHHYSLGGGRPDLQRRRRNNGKSQSNRRADLLEYSRQLRASAWQTAATTAVSSTPPPPPPPRRDTSTAVGVRRDERRQAAVNRLERAMSQQEIRQRCFGRDDWSWKRVLVLVFPFNRNKSKRPRRSNRDDSEKKVNINQTGRPAALLVGKLAVSKDRRGRSGFLKTLMSSFQKRSHESR